From the Mustelus asterias chromosome 14, sMusAst1.hap1.1, whole genome shotgun sequence genome, one window contains:
- the LOC144503464 gene encoding tubulin alpha-1A chain-like, whose product MGNACWELYCLEHGIQPDGRKLDGSSTGGADNSFNTFFCETGAGKHVPRAVFVDLEPTVIDEVRTGTYRQLFHPEQLITGKEDAANNYARGRYCIGAQIIDKVLERINKLADQCSGLQGLLVFHSFGGGTGSGFTSLLMHHLSLDYAKKSKLEFSVYPAPRISTAVVEPYNSILTTHTTLEHTDCSFMVDNEAIYDICQKNLELERPGYINLNRLIGQIVSSITASLRFDGELNVDLVEFQTNLVPYPRIHFPLVTYAPVISAEKTCHEQLSVPEITISCFEASNQLVKCDPRHGKYMACCLLYRGDVVPKDVNAAIAIMKAQRSIQFVDWCPTGFKVGINYQPPTVVPGGDLAKVQRAVCMLSNTTAIAEAWARLDHKFDLMYAKRAFVHWYVSEGMEEGEFSEAREDMAALEKDYEEVGTDSVDSVDDEEY is encoded by the exons ATGGGCAATGCCTGCTGGGAGTTGTACTGTTTGGAACACGGTATCCAGCCTGATGGACGCAAACTTGATGGCTCGAGCACCGGAGGGGCAGATAACAGCTTTAACACCTTCTTCTGTGAGACGGGAGCTGGGAAACATGTGCCCAGGGCCGTCTTTGTGGACTTGGAACCAACTGTGATCG ATGAGGTCCGTACTGGGACCTATCGCCAACTGTTCCATCCTGAGCAGCTCATCACCGGGAAGGAAGATGCTGCCAATAACTATGCCCGTGGCCGTTACTGCATCGGTGCACAGATCATTGATAAAGTCTTGGAAAGAATTAACAAACTG GCTGATCAGTGCTCAGGTCTTCAAGGTCTCCTGGTGTTTCATAGTTTTGGAGGTGGCACTGGCTCTGGATTCACCTCTCTGTTGATGCACCATCTCTCTCTAGACTATGCCAAGAAGTCCAAGCTGGAGTTTTCAGTCTACCCGGCTCCAAGGATCTCTACAGCTGTGGTGGAACCCTACAATTCCATCCTGACCACCCACACCACCCTCGAGCACACTGATTGTTCCTTCATGGTCGACAATGAAGCCATCTACGACATCTGCCAAAAGAACCTGGAATTAGAACGTCCTGGTTACATCAACCTGAACAGGCTGATTGGCCAAATTGTCTCGTCAATCACAGCATCTCTCCGCTTTGATGGAGAACTGAATGTCGACTTGGTCGAATTCCAAACTAACTTGGTGCCTTATCCTCGTATCCACTTCCCCCTGGTGACGTACGCTCCAGTGATCTCAGCTGAAAAAACTTGCCATGAACAACTGTCTGTGCCCGAGATCACCATCTCTTGCTTTGAGGCAAGCAATCAGTTGGTTAAGTGTGACCCTCGCCACGGCAAGTACATGGCCTGTTGCTTACTCTACCGGGGTGATGTGGTGCCAAAAGATGTCAATGCTGCCATTGCTATCATGAAGGCTCAACGGTCCATCCAGTTTGTTGACTGGTGCCCAACTGGTTTCAAAGTTGGCATCAACTACCAGCCGCCCACTGTGGTGCCAGGTGGAGACCTGGCCAAGGTGCAGCGTGCTGTGTGTATGCTGAGCAACACCACGGCCATCGCTGAAGCCTGGGCTCGCCTGGATCACAAGTTTGATCTGATGTACGCCAAGCGCGCCTTTGTGCATTGGTATGTGAGTGAGGGGATGGAGGAAGGGGAGTTCTCAGAGGCCCGTGAAGACATGGCAGCCTTGGAGAAAGATTATGAAGAGGTTGGTACAGACAGTGTAGATAGTGTAGATGATGAAGAATACTGA